DNA from Geobacillus vulcani PSS1:
CTTGGTATGAAGAGCCGATCCCGTTCCAAGAGGCGGCGGAAATCGGGACAAGAAAAGTCATCCAAGAACATTCGACGATTGGAGTCGTCATTACGACAGACGGCACGATCGGGGAAATTCCGCGTCAAGACTACGTCGAAGCGGAAGAACGGGTGATTGGCGAGCTGAAAGAAGTCGGCAAGCCGTTCATTATGATCGTCAACACTGTTCGGCCCCACCATCCGGAAACCGAAGCGCTTCGTCGCGAGCTTGCCGAAAAGTACGACATCCCGGTGCTCGCCATGAGCGTGGAAAGCATGCGCGAAGCCGATGTGTATAACGTGCTTCGTGAAGCATTATATGAATTTCCGGTGCTTGAAGTGAATGTCAACTTGCCGAGCTGGGTGATGGTGCTTCGCGAAGATCATTGGCTGCGCGAAAGCTACCAAGAAGCGGTTCGCGACACCGTCAAAGACATTAAACGGCTGCGCGACGTCGACCGGGTTGTGCAGCAGTTTGCCGAGTACGATTTCATCGAAAAAGCGCAGCTCGCCGGCATCGAAATGGGGCAAGGGATCGCCGAAATTGACTTGTACGCGCCGGATGAGCTGTACGATCAAATTTTAAAAGAAATCGTCGGTGTCGAGATCCGCGGCAAAGACCATCTGCTTCAGTTGATGCAAGATTTCGCCCATGCGAAGGCGGAATATGATCAAATCGCCGACGCCTTGAAAATGGTCAAACAAACCGGCTACGGAATCGCTGCTCCCGCTTTGTCCGACATGAGCCTTGACGAACCGGAAATCATCCGCCAAGGGTCGCGCTTTGGCGTCCGTCTGAAAGCCGTTGCGCCGTCGATTCATATGATCAAAGTCGACGTCGAATCGGAGTTTGCGCCGATCATCGGCACGGAAAAGCAAAGCGAAGAGCTCGTCCGCTATTTAATGCAAGACTTCGAAGACGATCCGCTGTCGATTTGGAACTCTGACATTTTCGGACGTTCCCTCAGCTCCATCGTCCGTGAAGGCATCCAAGCGAAACTGGCGCTCATGCCGGAAAACGCCCGCTACAAGCTGAAAGAAACGCTTGAGCGCATCATCAACGAAGGCTCCGGCGGCCTCATCGCGATTATTTTATAGAAAAGCGGAGGCCGCGCGCCCAAGCTCCCGAGGAAAAATGTTCCCCGCCCGCAGAAGTGCTTGCACTTCGAGGGCGGGGGTTATTTTGCGGAAGGGAGCTAGCGGCCGGAGCTAGACAGAAAAGAAAAGCGGAGGCCGCGCGCCAAGCTCCCGAAAAGGGGGCTTTTTTTGATGCCATTTTTTCAGTTGCTAAGCGGCAAAGGGAAAAAATCGCCAAAACCCTTGAGAAATCAGGATTGGCACTTGATTATAGGCATGGCGTTATGGTAATCTTTTATCTGAAATCGTTGTTTTGGTGAAATATGCCTAAAATTGGCCGTTTTTGCGAAAAAAGATGTTGAATTTCCGCGGTCAATTGGTTAAGATTAGGCATGTCACCGCCTGTTGGCGGGAAGAAGGCGGTTTCCTTGTCCTTTGCTTCGTTTGCGCTCGGCAAAAACAGGAGAAGCCCAAACGGTTGGGAAGAGGCTTCAGCCGGCGGCATAGGCGCATCTCCTGCGGACTGTCGCGAGGCAAACATAGAATGATTGGTTGCGCCGGCGCGGCGCGCGAGCCTTCTTGCCGCTGGAATTGGATGTCTATGTATAGAAAAGCAGAAAAGTGTGCACAAATGGTAGTAAACAAGACCAGCTCCTTGGGAGGAGGTGAATGGCATGAACAAAACGGAATTGATCAACGCGGTCGCTGAAACAAGCGGTCTTTCGAAAAAAGATGCAACAAAAGCCGTTGATGCGGTGTTTGATTCGATTACAGAAGCGCTGCGAAAAGGCGATAAAGTGCAATTAATCGGTTTTGGAAACTTTGAAGTGCGCGAGCGCGCCGCCCGGAAAGGACGCAATCCGCAAACGGGCGAAGAAATGGAAATTCCGGCAAGCAAAGTTCCTGCATTCAAACCGGGCAAAGCGTTGAAAGATGCTGTCAAGTAAGCCTACATAGCAGGAGCGCAGAAGGGAAGGGCAGGTGATCCACCGCCCTTCTTTTTTGTTTTTTTTGGCTCCCTATGCTAGAATCGGATTACATGCAGCTTTTATGATGCAGGAGGATGTTGTTTGTATGCCAGAGATCAATGTTGCGCAAATTGAATATGCGGTCCGCCTCATTCTTGAGGCGATCGGGGAAGATCCAGACCGCGAAGGGCTCGTCGATACGCCAAAGCGGGTGGCGAAAATGTATGCCGAGGTGTTCGCTGGGTTGCAGGAAGACCCGAAGCAGCACTTTCAAACCGTATTCAGCGAGGAACATGAGGAGCTTGTGCTCGTCAAAGATATTCCGTTTTATTCGATGTGCGAACACCATTTGGTGCCGTTTTTTGGCGTTGCTCACGTCGCCTATATTCCGCGGGGAGGGAAAGTGACCGGACTGAGCAAGCTTGCTCGAGCCGTTGAGGCGGTGGCGCGTCGCCCGCAGCTGCAAGAGCGCATCACGGCGACGATTGCTGATTCGATCGTCGAGGCGCTTGAGCCGCATGGGGTGATGGTCGTCGTTGAAGCGGAGCATATGTGCATGACGATGCGCGGGGTGAAAAAACCGGGGGCCAAAACAGTGACAACCGCGGTGCGAGGCGTGTTTGAAACAGATGCCAACGCCCGCACTGAAGTGCTTTCGTTAATCAAAGCGTAAGGAGGGAAGAGGATGTACACAAACAGCGATTTTGTCGTCATTAAAGCGCTCGAAGACGGGGTGAACGTCATCGGGCTGACGCGCGGCGCGGACACAAGATTTCACCATTCGGAAAAGCTTGACAAAGGCGAAGTGTTGATCGCTCAGTTCACGGAACATACGTCGGCGATCAAAGTGAGAGGAAAAGCGTATATTCAAACGCGCCACGGTGTGGTTGAATCGGAAGGCAAAAAGTAAACCGGCAAATTTCTAGCAAACTAGAGCGTTTTCGACAAAATTATGTTATAATGAGTCCGTCATGGCGGTGCGGATATTTTTGGGGGGACAAGGGTGAGAAGAGTGAATGACATCATGGTGAAATTGGCGTCATTGAAGGAACAAATCGAACGGCAGCTGGACCATCCGTATTTGCGCGCGCATGTGCCGACGCCGGCTGTCGACGAAGATCGGCTGCTGCTTTCGCTGTCGATGATGACTGATGCTTCGGCGGCGCCGAATGAGCCGGACCGGTGCATCATCGCCATGATGCTCATGCAAATCGCCCTTGACACCCATGATCAGGTGACAGACCGCGGCGGCGATTTGCGGACGCGGCAGCTTGTCGTTTTGGCCGGCGACTTGTACAGCGGGCTTTATTACGACTTGCTGGCGCGCTCGGGCGATGTCGCGCTCATCCGTTTGTTTGCCGAAGCGGTCCGTGAGATTAATGAGCAAAAAGTGCAGCTGTACGAAAAAAAGGTGGAGCGGATCGAGACGCTGTTCGCCGCGGTCGGCACGATCGAGTCGGCATTGCTTGTGAAGCTTGCCGAGCGCATCGGGGCGCCGCAATGGGGGGAATTTGCCGGCCATTACTTGCTGTTGCGGCGCTTGCTGCTCGAGCAAGCAGCGTTCGTCCGCACCGGGTCATCGGTGCTGTTTGAACAAATGGCGCATATCGCCTTTCCGTGGGCTAAAGGGCTGACGAAAGAACAAAAGCGGCATTTGCTTCGCCTTTGCGAGCGTTATATCGACCATTGCAAGGAAGCGCTGCTTTCGGCCGACTTGCCGATGAATGACCTGCTGCGGTTCCGTATGGCGGAACTTGCCGGCCGATTTCAAGCCATTGTCAAAAAGTCGGTGGAAGAAGGGTAGAACGATGCATCAATCGAAAGAAGAACGAGTCCATCGCGTATTTGAAAACATTTCTGCACATTATGACCGGATGAATTCTGTCATCAGCTTCCGCCGCCATTTGAAATGGCGCGAGGACGTCATGCGGAGGATGAATGTGCAAAAAGGGAAAAGGGCGCTCGACGTGTGTTGCGGAACGGCCGATTGGGCGATTGCGCTGGCTGAGGCGGTTGGACCGAAGGGGGAAGTGTACGGTCTTGACTTCAGCGAAAACATGCTGAAAGTCGCCGAGCAAAAGGTGAAGGCGCGCGGCCTCGACAACGTCAAGCTCATTCACGGCAACGCCATGCGGCTGCCGTTTCCCGATAATTCGTTCGATTATGTGACGATCGGCTTCGGCTTGCGCAACGTCCCTGATTATATGACGGTGCTGAAAGAAATGCACCGAGTCACCAAGCCGGGCGGCATGACCGTCTGTCTGGAAACGTCGCAGCCGACGTTGTTTGGTTTCCGCCAGCTTTACTATTTTTATTTTCGGTTTATTATGCCGCTGTTTGGCAAACTGTTGGCGAAAAGCTATGAGGAATACTCATGGCTGCAGGAATCGGCGCGTGAATTTCCAGGACGGGACGAGCTGGCCGAGATGTTCCGCGAAGCCGGTTTCGTCGATGTCGAGGTCAAACCGTACACGTTCGGCGTAGCGGCCATGCATTTAGGCTATAAACGATGAGTCAAGGTGAACACCATGAAGTTAAAGGCGATGTATTCGTTTTTAAGCGATGATTTGGCGGCGGTCGAAGAGGAGCTCGAGCGGACGGTCCGGTCGGAATACGGGCCGCTGGGGGAAGCGGCGCTCCATTTATTGCAAGCGGGCGGAAAGCGGATCCGTCCCGTTTTTGTCTTGCTGTCCGCCCGTTTTGGCCATTATGATTTTGAACGGATTAAACATGTAGCCGTAGCGCTTGAACTCATCCATATGGCATCGCTCGTTCACGACGATGTCATCGATGACGCCGACGTTCGGCGCGGCCGCCCGACGATCAAGGCGAAATGGAGCAACCGCTTTGCCATGTATACAGGTGATTACCTCTTCGCTCGTTCGCTTGAGCGGATGGCGGAGCTTTCCAGTTCGCGCGCTCATCAAGTGCTGGCGAAAACGATCGTGGAAGTGTGCCGTGGGGAAATCGAGCAAATCAAGGACAAATACCGATTCGACCAGCCGCTTCGCACGTACTTGCGGCGCATCCGCCGGAAAACGGCGCTATTGATCGCCGCGAGTTGCCAGCTTGGCGCCCTTGCCGCCGACGCGCCGGAGGCGGTGGCCAACCGACTGTATTGGTTCGGCCATTACGTCGGCATGTCGTTTCAAATTACCGATGACATTCTTGATTTCACGGGTACGGAAGAGCAGCTCGGCAAGCCGGCTGGAAGCGACTTGCAGCAAGGAAACGTCACCCTCCCGGTGCTGTATGCCCTTTGCGATGAACAGGCGCGAGCGAAAATTACGGCCGTCAACGCGGACACTGACGCCAAAGAAATGTCAGCGGTGCTGGCGGTCATTAAACAGACGGATGCCATCGAACGATCGTATGCGCTAAGCGACCGCTATTTGGAAAAAGCGCTCCGCCTGCTTAACGAGTTGCCGGCCAACGAAGCGCGCACGCTGCTCCATGATCTCGCTCTCTACATTGGGAAAAGGGATTATTAGCGCTTTCAAGGACGCTGTTGCCAACGGCGTGGAACCATGATACTATGATGGGTGGGAACCCGTTTCCCAGTACATACGACAGTAGAGGTGGAGAGCGAATGGCAGAACGGACATTCATCATGGTGAAACCGGACGGGGTTCAGCGCAATTTGATCGGCGAGATTGTCGCTCGCTTTGAAAAAAAAGGCTTCCAGCTTGTCGGCGCGAAGCTGATGCAGGTGTCGCGCGAACTGGCCGAGCAGCATTACGCTGAGCATAAAGAGCGCCCGTTTTTCGGCGAGCTCGTCGACTTTATCACCTCGGGGCCAGTGTTTGCCATGGTGTGGGAGGGCGAGAACGTGATCGCCGCCGCCCGGCAAATGATGGGGAAAACGAATCCGCAGGAGGCTGCCCCTGGCACGATCCGCGGCGATTTTGGCCTGACGGTCGGCAAAAACGTCATCCACGGCTCCGACTCGCCGCAAAGCGCCGAACGCGAAATCAACTTGTTCTTTAAAGAAGAAGAGCTCGTCCGCTATTCGAAACAGATCAACGCATGGCTGTACTGATGCGAAGACCGGCCGCCATTCGGCCGGTTTTTGCCGTTTTTGTATATTGACAGGGGAGAGGAACAGGCGACGATGGACGATTACGCACAGTTCATTGCCAAAGTGAAGCGAAAAACAGGCATTGACTTATCACTATATAAGGAGGCGCAGATGAGGCGGCGTTTGGCGTCGTTGTACATGAAAAAAGGGCTAAAAAGCTTTGCCGAGTTGTTTGCGGCGATGGAGAAAGAGCCAGCGCTATGGCATGAATGCTTGGATCGGATGACGATCAACGTCTCGGAGTTTTACCGGAACGCCAAGCGTTGGGAAGTGCTTGAGCACACCATTTTGCCGCGGCTCTTGGCGGAAAACCCGCGCCCGAACGTGTGGAGCGCTGCCTGCTCAACCGGCGAGGAGCCGTATACGCTCGCGATGGTGCTTGCAAAACGATTGCCGCTTCACCGCGTGTCGGTGTTGGCGACCGACATTGACGATAATGCGCTCGTCCGCGCGCGTCTCGGTTTGTACAGCGAGCGGTCGCTTGTAGAGCTGCCGGAGGAAATGAGAAAAAAGTTTTTTACGAAAGACGGCGAGTATTATAAAATAAACGAAAAGATTAAACAAACGGTCAAGTTTCAAAAGCACAACTTGCTCGCGGATCCGTTTCCTTGCAACATGGATTTGATCGTCTGCCGCAACGTGCTCATTTATTTTACGGAAGAGGCGAAGCGGATGCTGTATCGCAAATTTCACGACGCGCTCCGGACGGGAGGTGTGCTGTTTGTCGGCAGCACCGAGCAGATTTTCAATCCCGGCTTGTACGGTTTTGAAGTCGAGGAGACGTTTTTTTACCGAAAAAAATAGCTCACGCCGGCTTCTTTTTTTCCTGAAACTATTTTCATTTTTCGAATTTATGATATATTTTTACTTAAACGCGTTAAAGACCTGAAGGGAGAGACAAACATGCGGTATTTGACGGCAGGGGAATCGCATGGGCCGCAATTGACGGCCATTTTGGAAGGAGTACCGGCCGGGCTCGCGCTATGCGCCGAGCATATCAATAAAGAGCTGGCGCGTCGGCAAAAAGGGTACGGACGCGGCCGCCGCATGCAGATTGAAAAAGACGAAGTGAAAATCACAGGCGGCGTCAGGCACGGGAAAACGCTCGGCTCGCCGATTGCGCTCGTTGTCGAGAATCGCGATTTTAAACATTGGCAAACGATTATGGCGGTTGAGCCGATGGATGACGAAGCGGAAGTGAAGCGGAAAGTGACGCGTCCGCGCCCAGGGCATGCTGATTTAAACGGCGCCCTGAAATACGGACATCGCGACATGCGCAACGTGCTCGAGCGCTCGTCAGCAAGAGAAACAACGGTGCGTGTGGCGGCCGGGGCGGTGGCAAAACGCATTTTGGAAGAGGTCGGCATCCGCGTCGCCGGCCATGTCATCGAAATCGGCGGCGTGCGCGCCAAGAAGCTTGATTATCGTTCGCTTGAGGAATTGCAGGCGGTGACGGAAGAATCGCCGGTGCGCTGCTTTGACCCGGAGGCAGGGAAAAAAATGATGGAAGCGATCGATTGGGCGAAGAAAAACGGCGATTCGATCGGCGGCATCGTGGAAGTGATCGTTGAGGGCGTTCCGGCTGGAGTCGGCAGCTATGTCCATTACGACCGAAAGCTTGATGCAAAAATCGCCGCGGCGATCGTCAGCATCAACGCGTTTAAAGGCGTTGAATTCGGGATCGGCTTTGAAGCGGCGCGCCTCCCGGGAAGTGAAGTGCACGATGAAATCGTTTGGAGCCCGGAAGAAGGCTTTTCGCGCCGAACGAATCGGGCGGGCGGCTTTGAAGGCGGGGTGACGACCGGGATGCCGATCGTCGTTCGCGGAGTGATGAAGCCGATCCCGACGCTGTACAAGCCGCTTCAAAGCGTGGATATCGAGACGAAAGAGCCGTTTGCGGCAAGCATTGAGCGATCGGATAGCTGCGCCGTGCCGGCGGCGAGCGTTGTCGCTGAGGCCGTTGTCGCCTGGGAAGTGGCGGCGGCGATCGTTGAGCAGTTTGGGCAGGATCGGATGGACTTGATTAAAGAAAATGTGGAACGCGCCCGCCGCTATGCAAAGGAGTTTTAACCATGATCGAACGGACGATTGAAACGGCGACGAAGCGCTATCCGCTTCTTTTGGGCGATGGAGCGGCCCGCGAGTTGCCAAAGTTGCTTCGATCGCTCGCCTGCCCGCCGGGGACAAAACTTTTCATCGTTACCGACGATACTGTGGCGCCTCTTTATTTGGATGAGGTGCGGGGGTTGCTTGCCGCCGCTGAGTACGACGTGTACACCTACGTCATTCCGAGCGGGGAGGCGGCCAAGTCCTTTGATAATTATTACGCCTGTCAGACAGCGGCATTGC
Protein-coding regions in this window:
- the ndk gene encoding nucleoside-diphosphate kinase — encoded protein: MAERTFIMVKPDGVQRNLIGEIVARFEKKGFQLVGAKLMQVSRELAEQHYAEHKERPFFGELVDFITSGPVFAMVWEGENVIAAARQMMGKTNPQEAAPGTIRGDFGLTVGKNVIHGSDSPQSAEREINLFFKEEELVRYSKQINAWLY
- a CDS encoding HU family DNA-binding protein, which gives rise to MNKTELINAVAETSGLSKKDATKAVDAVFDSITEALRKGDKVQLIGFGNFEVRERAARKGRNPQTGEEMEIPASKVPAFKPGKALKDAVK
- the folE gene encoding GTP cyclohydrolase I FolE; the protein is MPEINVAQIEYAVRLILEAIGEDPDREGLVDTPKRVAKMYAEVFAGLQEDPKQHFQTVFSEEHEELVLVKDIPFYSMCEHHLVPFFGVAHVAYIPRGGKVTGLSKLARAVEAVARRPQLQERITATIADSIVEALEPHGVMVVVEAEHMCMTMRGVKKPGAKTVTTAVRGVFETDANARTEVLSLIKA
- the mtrB gene encoding trp RNA-binding attenuation protein MtrB; its protein translation is MYTNSDFVVIKALEDGVNVIGLTRGADTRFHHSEKLDKGEVLIAQFTEHTSAIKVRGKAYIQTRHGVVESEGKK
- the hepT gene encoding heptaprenyl diphosphate synthase component II, with the protein product MKLKAMYSFLSDDLAAVEEELERTVRSEYGPLGEAALHLLQAGGKRIRPVFVLLSARFGHYDFERIKHVAVALELIHMASLVHDDVIDDADVRRGRPTIKAKWSNRFAMYTGDYLFARSLERMAELSSSRAHQVLAKTIVEVCRGEIEQIKDKYRFDQPLRTYLRRIRRKTALLIAASCQLGALAADAPEAVANRLYWFGHYVGMSFQITDDILDFTGTEEQLGKPAGSDLQQGNVTLPVLYALCDEQARAKITAVNADTDAKEMSAVLAVIKQTDAIERSYALSDRYLEKALRLLNELPANEARTLLHDLALYIGKRDY
- a CDS encoding heptaprenyl diphosphate synthase component 1; translated protein: MVKLASLKEQIERQLDHPYLRAHVPTPAVDEDRLLLSLSMMTDASAAPNEPDRCIIAMMLMQIALDTHDQVTDRGGDLRTRQLVVLAGDLYSGLYYDLLARSGDVALIRLFAEAVREINEQKVQLYEKKVERIETLFAAVGTIESALLVKLAERIGAPQWGEFAGHYLLLRRLLLEQAAFVRTGSSVLFEQMAHIAFPWAKGLTKEQKRHLLRLCERYIDHCKEALLSADLPMNDLLRFRMAELAGRFQAIVKKSVEEG
- the aroC gene encoding chorismate synthase encodes the protein MRYLTAGESHGPQLTAILEGVPAGLALCAEHINKELARRQKGYGRGRRMQIEKDEVKITGGVRHGKTLGSPIALVVENRDFKHWQTIMAVEPMDDEAEVKRKVTRPRPGHADLNGALKYGHRDMRNVLERSSARETTVRVAAGAVAKRILEEVGIRVAGHVIEIGGVRAKKLDYRSLEELQAVTEESPVRCFDPEAGKKMMEAIDWAKKNGDSIGGIVEVIVEGVPAGVGSYVHYDRKLDAKIAAAIVSINAFKGVEFGIGFEAARLPGSEVHDEIVWSPEEGFSRRTNRAGGFEGGVTTGMPIVVRGVMKPIPTLYKPLQSVDIETKEPFAASIERSDSCAVPAASVVAEAVVAWEVAAAIVEQFGQDRMDLIKENVERARRYAKEF
- the spoIVA gene encoding stage IV sporulation protein A, with protein sequence MEKVDIFKDIAERTGGDIYLGVVGAVRTGKSTFIKRFMELVVIPNIKNEADKARAQDELPQSAAGKTIMTTEPKFVPNQAVTVKVDEGLEVNIRLVDCVGYAVPGAKGYEDENGPRMIHTPWYEEPIPFQEAAEIGTRKVIQEHSTIGVVITTDGTIGEIPRQDYVEAEERVIGELKEVGKPFIMIVNTVRPHHPETEALRRELAEKYDIPVLAMSVESMREADVYNVLREALYEFPVLEVNVNLPSWVMVLREDHWLRESYQEAVRDTVKDIKRLRDVDRVVQQFAEYDFIEKAQLAGIEMGQGIAEIDLYAPDELYDQILKEIVGVEIRGKDHLLQLMQDFAHAKAEYDQIADALKMVKQTGYGIAAPALSDMSLDEPEIIRQGSRFGVRLKAVAPSIHMIKVDVESEFAPIIGTEKQSEELVRYLMQDFEDDPLSIWNSDIFGRSLSSIVREGIQAKLALMPENARYKLKETLERIINEGSGGLIAIIL
- the menG gene encoding demethylmenaquinone methyltransferase: MHQSKEERVHRVFENISAHYDRMNSVISFRRHLKWREDVMRRMNVQKGKRALDVCCGTADWAIALAEAVGPKGEVYGLDFSENMLKVAEQKVKARGLDNVKLIHGNAMRLPFPDNSFDYVTIGFGLRNVPDYMTVLKEMHRVTKPGGMTVCLETSQPTLFGFRQLYYFYFRFIMPLFGKLLAKSYEEYSWLQESAREFPGRDELAEMFREAGFVDVEVKPYTFGVAAMHLGYKR
- a CDS encoding CheR family methyltransferase: MDDYAQFIAKVKRKTGIDLSLYKEAQMRRRLASLYMKKGLKSFAELFAAMEKEPALWHECLDRMTINVSEFYRNAKRWEVLEHTILPRLLAENPRPNVWSAACSTGEEPYTLAMVLAKRLPLHRVSVLATDIDDNALVRARLGLYSERSLVELPEEMRKKFFTKDGEYYKINEKIKQTVKFQKHNLLADPFPCNMDLIVCRNVLIYFTEEAKRMLYRKFHDALRTGGVLFVGSTEQIFNPGLYGFEVEETFFYRKK